From one Catharus ustulatus isolate bCatUst1 chromosome 1, bCatUst1.pri.v2, whole genome shotgun sequence genomic stretch:
- the SIRT5 gene encoding NAD-dependent protein deacylase sirtuin-5, mitochondrial, which translates to MCLFQFTARRLISQAHCGLKASSSKKQKFCLEMARPSSNMADFREVFAKAKHIAIITGAGVSAESGVPTFRGAGGFWRKWQAQELATPGAFARNPSRVWEFYHYRRELMLSKHPNPAHIAIAECEKRLSKQGRSVVVITQNIDELHRKAGTKHLLEIHGSLFKTRCTSCGNIAANYKSPICPALAGKGAPDPDTEDAAIPVEDLPQCEEDGCNGLLRPHVVWFGEALDPGVLTAVEKELDICDLCLVVGTSSVVYPAAMFAPQVSARGVPVAEFNMEPTPATNRFRFHFPGPCGTTLPLALARHETEIIS; encoded by the exons ATGTGTCTCTTTCAATTTACCGCTAGAAGGTTGATTTCTCAAGCGCATTGTGGACTTAAGGCCTCGTCTTCAAAGAAGCAGAAGTTTTGCTTGGAAATGGCCCGTCCTAGTTCAA acATGGCTGATTTCCGAGAGGTGTTTGCCAAAGCCAAGCACATCGCCATCATCACTGGAGCTGGCGTCAGTGCCGAGAGTGGCGTCCCCACTTTCCGAGGGGCTGGAGGCTTCTGGAGAAAGTGGCAAGCCCAG GAGCTGGCTACTCCAGGGGCTTTTGCGCGAAACCCCTCCCGTGTGTGGGAATTCTACCACTACCGGCGGGAATTGATGCTGAGCAAACATCCCAATCCAGCCCACATCGCCATCGCGGAGTGTGAGAAGCGTCTGAGCAAGCAAGGAAGGAGCGTTGTGGTCATCACTCAGAACATTGACGAGCTGCACAGGAAGGCAGGCACCAAGCACCTCTTAGAAATCCACG GTAGTTTATTTAAAACTCGGTGCACCAGCTGTGGAAACATCGCTGCGAATTACAAGAGCCCAATCTGCCCTGCATTGGCTGGGAAGGG GGCTCCAGATCCTGACACAGAAGATGCTGCAATTCCAGTTGAAGACCTTCCTCA GTGTGAGGAGGACGGCTGCAATGGGCTCCTGCGGCCCCACGTCGTGTGGTTTGGCGAGGCCCTGGATCCCGGCGTGCTCACGGCAGTAGAGAAGGAGCTGGATATCTGTGACCTCTGCCTGGTT GTCGGGACCTCGTCCGTGGTTTATCCTGCGGCCATGTTCGCCCCGCAGGTCTCGGCCAGAGGCGTCCCAGTGGCGGAGTTCAACATGGAACCCACTCCTGCCACCAACAGGTTCAG GTTCCACTTCCCGGGCCCCTGCGGGACCACGCTACCGCTGGCGCTGGCGCGACACGAGACGGAGATCATCTCCTGA
- the NOL7 gene encoding nucleolar protein 7 translates to MARRQKGKAAAAGKRRAPAALPSPASSSEDEADEAPEEVPFGVAREAAEAERKLVGEAARRHRELLKEKRRRHQELFAEQKKRKLLPEAVLQELQELQELQDVSARPAEQAVADDSVTLDEELEAEAVQLDQGQAESQDQVEVQEKKGKKSKGARTKGNYMAVCLKDHSVTGLHQQLAKDFLNAQLYGPHTNRVQANEFFSLANKKDPVKKAAVQFVDKSWGKDKKEKAERFKKRWLATQIKNGL, encoded by the exons ATGGCGCGCCGGCAGAAGGGGAaggcggcggccgcgggcaAGCGCAGGGCTCCCGCCGCGCTGCCCAGCCCGGCCTCCTCCTCGGAGGACGAGGCGGACGAGGCCCCGGAGGAGGTGCCCTTCGGCGTGGCGAGGGAGGCGGCCGAGGCCGAGCGGAAGCTCGTGGGGGAGGCGGCCCGGAG GCACCgggagctgctgaaggagaagcggcggcggcaccAGGAGCTGTTCGCGGAGCAGAAG AAGCGCAAGCTGCTGCCCGAGGccgtgctgcaggagctgcaggagctgcaggagctgcaggatgtgtCCGCGCG GCCCGCTGAGCAGGCTGTGGCAGATGACTCAG TCACTCTAGATGAAGAACTTGAAGCTGAGGCTGTACAGCTGGACCAAGGCCAGGCTGAGAGCCAAGACCAAGTCGAAGTGCAggagaaaaaaggcaagaagaGCAAGGGTGCCAG GACAAAAGGGAACTACATGGCTGTGTGCTTGAAAGACCACAGTGTAACAGGCCTCCACCAACAGCTCGCCAAAGACTTCCTAAATGCTCAGCTCTATGGGCCACACACCAACCGTGTCCAGG caaatgaatttttttcccttgcaaacAAGAAAGACCCAGTCAAAAAAGCTGCAGTTCAGTTTGTGGACAAGTCTTGGG ggaaagataaaaaggaaaaagcagaaaggttTAAGAAACGTTGGCTGGCAACACAGATCAAAAACGGACTCTGA